From Cotesia glomerata isolate CgM1 linkage group LG2, MPM_Cglom_v2.3, whole genome shotgun sequence, a single genomic window includes:
- the LOC123260129 gene encoding uncharacterized protein LOC123260129 — MSKISPIRTHRLTLDISLKLIRCLGIFDFDSPKIGIKILNATIRVINWIIVIATLLTMAADVYVNIKDLETVVNDVGYLFPIVVILIKTFAVFKNQRTILQLIEDIHINIDRLRYSSDLGVLTKIRTTLFYQNVDYFTFATVLLGTATALTAISVETETKLALRGIFPYNTTVSPTHEIVFFMQFWTVFINCLWILIIETSIIELIRWINVQLVVLQANFEHCQDWQMPRATFKMSKKNYDIIRNYKYFKVSDEQTLIQSYIPFNDDEVNIEKDSFDLRYKTCLKHYRRIIDNVNKYNELFSVLQFLTVFITCSFFCLCLFQIVVVCL, encoded by the exons ATGTCGAAAATTTCGCCGATTAGAACACATCGATTAACATTAGATATTTCGTTAAAATTAATccg aTGCCTTGGTATTTTCGATTTTGATTCACCAAAAATTGGTATAAAAATTCTCAACGCCACAATTAGAGTAATCAATTGGATTATCGTAATAGCAACTCTTTTAACAATGGCTGCCGATGTATATGTCAATATAAAAGATTTAGAAACAGTAGTCAATGACGTGGGTTACTTATTTCCAATAGTCGTAATACTTATTAAGACTTTTGCGGTGTTTAAAAATCAACGGACTATTCTTCAGCTTATTGAAGATATCCATATCAATATTGACAGATTACGTTATTCTTCAG atctAGGtgtattaacaaaaataagaaCAACATTGTTTTATCAAAACGTCGATTACTTTACCTTTGCTACAGTATTATTAGGCACTGCTACTGCACTAACAGCAATATCCGTAGAAACAGAAACAAAGTTGGCGTTACGCGGAATTTTTCCGTACAATACAACTGTTAGTCCAACCCACGAAATAGTCTTTTTCATGCAATTTTGGACTGTATTCATCAATTGCCTATGGATACTCATAATCGAAACATCGATTATTGAACTAATAAGATGGATAAATGTTCAACTAGTAGTACTACAAGCTAATTTTGAACATTGTCAAGACTGGCAGATGCCTCGTGCAACCTTCAAaatgagcaaaaaaaattacgatataATAAGGAATTACAAATATTTCAAAGTTAGCGATGAACAAACCCTAATACAATCATATATACCGTTCAATGATGATGaagttaatattgaaaagGATTCATTTGATCTCAGATATAAGACGTGCTTGAAACATTATCGCCGAATAATTGATAATGTCAATAAATACAATGAACTTTTTAGTgttcttcaatttttaacagtATTTATAACTTGTTCATTTTTCTGTCTCTGCTTATTTCAAATTGTTGTAGTATGTTTGTAA